From Solanum lycopersicum chromosome 8, SLM_r2.1, the proteins below share one genomic window:
- the LOC101244212 gene encoding cytosolic Fe-S cluster assembly factor nar1 isoform X1, producing the protein MLEKQSLDEFLSNLEKGRTVIVSLSPQSRAALAVHYGLSSLQVFRKLTTLFKSLGVNAIFDTSCSRDLTLIESCNEFMERYKQSQCTSSGESKPPLPMLSSACPGWICYAEKTLGSYILPYISSVKSPQQTIGAVVKNFLCSKLSVRPEDIYHVTVMPCYDKKLEAAREDFVFQVDTDSEKIMEVDSVLTTGEVLDLIQLKAVDFQSLEESPLDKLFTNIDEKGHLYGVHGSSGGYAETIYRHVAKVLLGQEVKGPLAFKTIRNSDFQEVSLEVNDKSVLKFALCYGFRNLQNVVRKLKMGKSDYHFLEIMACPSGCLNGAGQIKPQPGQSGKELIQLLETAYVENVVVADPFNNPIVMGLYSEWLEQPGSEKARRYLHTEYHPVVKSITSQLQNW; encoded by the exons ATGCTTGAGAAGCAGAGCTTAGATGAGTTCCTTTCCAATTTGGAAAAGGGAAGGACGGTTATTGTCTCTCTCTCACCCCAGTCTAGGGCCGCTCTCGCTGTTCATTATGGACTTTCTTCACTTCAG GTTTTCAGGAAGCTCACAACACTTTTTAAGTCTCTGGGTGTGAATGCTATATTTGATACCAGCTGCAGTAGAGACTTGACCCTAATAGAATCTTGTAACGAGTTCATGGAGCGATATAAACAATCCCAATGTACTAGTAGTGGTGAGTCAAAGCCACCTTTACCTATGCTTTCTTCCGCATGTCCAG GTTGGATATGTTATGCTGAGAAGACCCTTGGTTCTTACATTCTTCCATACATTTCTTCAGTCAAGAGCCCCCAACAAACTATTGGTGCAGTCGTCAAGAATTTTTTATGCTCAAAGCTAAGTGTAAG ACCAGAGGATATATACCATGTGACTGTAATGCCATGTTATGACAAGAAGCTCGAGGCTGCTCGTGAGGattttgtgtttcaagtagATACAGATAGTGAAAAAATTATGGAGGTTGATTCAGTTTTGACAACAGGAGAGGTTTTGGATTTGATACAG TTAAAAGCAGTCGATTTTCAATCCTTGGAAGAGTCCCCCCTAGATAAATT GTTCACAAATATTGATGAGAAGGGCCATCTTTATGGGGTTCATGGAAGCTCTGGAGGATATGCAGAGACCATTTATCGTCATGTTGCGAAAGTGCTTTTAGGTCAAGAAGTTAAAGGCCCTTTAGCATTCAAGACTATAAGGAACTCTGATTTCCAAGAAGTGAGCCTAGAA GTGAATGATAAATCTGTCCTGAAATTTGCGTTATGTTATGGTTTCCGGAACCTGCAGAATGTTGTTAGGAAATTGaaaatggggaagtctgactacCATTTCTTGGAGATCATGGCATGCCCTTCAG GATGCTTAAATGGCGCCGGACAAATAAAGCCACAACCTGGGCAGTCGGGTAAAGAGTTGATTCAGCTGTTGGAGACGGCTTATGTAGAAAAT GTTGTGGTTGCTGATCCTTTCAACAATCCCATCGTAATGGGCCTATACAGTGAGTGGCTTGAACAGCCTGGTTCAGAGAAAGCTAGGAGGTACCTGCATACTGAATATCATCCTGTAGTGAAAAGTATCACTTCACAGTTGCAGAACTGGTGA